Proteins encoded within one genomic window of Triticum aestivum cultivar Chinese Spring chromosome 2D, IWGSC CS RefSeq v2.1, whole genome shotgun sequence:
- the LOC123052168 gene encoding uncharacterized hydrolase YugF, with protein sequence MPPLLTLSSSPVLPPRARFRVSASADVGATGRAAAASNGFPPFLPRAVERIRDGAALRLAKRIERVPVQTGFSKSPIPSSCVRPLKQQQSADPVVLLHGFDSSCLEWRYTYPLLEDAGLETWAVDILGWGFSNLETRPPCDIVSKREHLYQFWRSYIKRPMVLVGPSLGAAVAIDFAVNYPEAVSKLIFIGASVYAEGTKDMTRMPKFVPYAGVFVLKSLPLRLFATRLAFYKIPDGLFDWVQIGRLHCLLPWWEDATVNFMITGGYNVINQIKQVKQKCLVLWGEDDGIISNKQAYRLQQELPSAILRQVGQCGHIPHVEKPREAAKHVLDFLEGDSLDKADQASSLSSTLVST encoded by the exons ATGCCGCCGCTGCTCACCCTCTCCTCCTCGCCGGTGCTGCCGCCCAGGGCCCGGTTCAGGGTCTCGGCCTCCGCCGACGTCGGCGCCAccggccgagccgccgccgcctccaacgGCTTCCCGCCGTTCCTGCCCAGGGCGGTCGAGCGCATCCGCGACGGCGCCGCCCTCCGCCTCGCCAAGCGAATCGAGCGCGTGCCCGTCCAG ACCGGCTTCTCGAAGAGCCCGATACCGAGCAGCTGCGTGAGGCCACTCAAGCAGCAGCAGAGCGCCGATCCGGTCgtgctgctccacggcttcgacAG TTCTTGTTTAGAGTGGAGGTACACCTACCCTTTGCTGGAGGATGCTGGGCTGGAGACTTGGGCTGTGGACATTCTTGGATGGGGCTTCTCTAATTTAG AAACAAGGCCACCGTGTGATATCGTATCTAAGCGCGAGCATCTTTATCAG TTCTGGAGATCCTACATCAAAAGGCCTATGGTACTAGTTGGGCCTAGCCTGGGTGCTGCTGTTGCCATTGATTTCGCAGTCAACTATCCGGAAGCG GTATCAAAATTAATCTTCATTGGTGCAAGTGTATATGCTGAGGGCACAAAAGATATGACCAGAATGCCTAAATTTGTTCCATATGCTGGG GTTTTTGTACTGAAGAGTCTTCCTCTGCGACTATTCGCTACACGCTTGGCATTTTATAAAATTCCAGATGGATTATTTGATTGGGTGCAG ATTGGCCGTCTACACTGCCTGCTTCCTTGGTGGGAAGATGCTACGGTTAATTTTATGATTACTGGAGGTTATAATGTCATAAACCAAATAAAGCAG GTAAAGCAAAAATGCCTGGTCTTATGGGGAGAGGATGATGGAATTATTAGCAATAAGCAAGCATAT CGGTTACAGCAGGAACTCCCCAGCGCAATTTTAAGGCAGGTAGGGCAGTGCGGCCACATTCCTCATGTCGAGAAGCCGAGGGAGGCGGCAAAGCATGTGCTCGACTTCCTCGAGGGCGATAGCTTGGACAAGGCGGACCAGGCTTCTTCCCTATCATCAACTCTGGTATCAACATGA